In Malania oleifera isolate guangnan ecotype guangnan chromosome 8, ASM2987363v1, whole genome shotgun sequence, a single window of DNA contains:
- the LOC131161656 gene encoding aspartic proteinase Asp1-like — protein MGEGDGGVTLMVLFFMLLSAAFQGCVSAANKPQNTKKQTPSAPINRFRTSAVLPLYGNVYPDGYYYASMDIGQPPKPYFLDIDTGSDLTWVQCDAPCQNCIKGRHPPYKPSKDIVRCNDPLCTSLRLSANLQCNNPNEQCDYDVKYADDGSSLGVLIRDYFPLRFTNGSQLSARVAFGCGYDQFVPSSTSHSFLDGVLGLGNGKASIVSQLSNMGLTRSVVGHCMSSRGGGFLFFGDDLIPSSGMVWSPMSSQPMEKYYSSGPAELLFGAQATGVKGLSVVFDSGSSYTYLNSQAYDITLSTIRKNLNGKPLKDAKDDGTLPICWKGAKRFKSISDVRSYFSPLVLRFANNNAVPMQIPPEAYLIITKQGNVCLGILNGTQIGLKNLNVIGDIFMQDKMVVYDNEKQKIGWMTANCNRPPNVDRDCSEGFSQPCAGSMDVLQEHCPATFPFREEF, from the exons ATGGGCGAGGGAGACGGAGGAGTCACGTTGATGGTGCTGTTCTTTATGCTCTTGTCTGCAGCGTTTCAGGGCTGTGTTTCAGCTGCGAACAAGCCTCAGAACACAAAGAAGCAGACCCCGTCGGCCCCGATCAATCGGTTTCGCACCTCGGCGGTACTTCCTCTTTACGGGAATGTTTATCCCGATGG GTACTACTACGCATCTATGGACATAGGTCAACCCCCCAAACCTTACTTTCTTGATATTGACACTGGAAGCGACCTCACTTGGGTTCAGTGTGATGCACCTTGTCAGAACTGCATTAag GGCCGTCACCCTCCCTACAAGCCTAGCAAGGACATTGTCCGTTGTAACGATCCCCTGTGTACCTCCCTTCGCTTGTCTGCTAACCTCCAATGCAATAACCCAAATGAGCAATGCGACTATGATGTTAAGTATGCTGATGATGGTTCATCTCTTGGTGTGCTGATTAGAGACTATTTTCCTCTACGATTCACAAATGGTTCCCAGCTCAGTGCCCGTGTAGCCTTTGG GTGTGGGTATGATCAATTTGTTCCCAGTTCTACTTCTCATTCTTTCTTGGATGGAGTTCTTGGTCTTGGCAATGGAAAAGCAAGTATTGTTTCACAACTAAGCAACATGGGTTTAACACGAAGTGTGGTTGGCCACTGTATGAGCAGTAGAGGGGGAGGGTTCCTGTTCTTTGGAGATGACCTCATTCCTTCCTCAGGAATGGTTTGGTCACCAATGTCAAGCCAACCAATGGA GAAATACTACTCTTCTGGACCTGCAGAGCTTCTTTTTGGTGCACAGGCCACTGGTGTTAAGGGCCTCTCTGTGGTTTTTGACAGTGGAAGCTCATATACTTACCTCAATTCTCAGGCTTATGATATCACACTTTCAACG ATACGAAAAAATTTAAATGGTAAGCCATTAAAGGATGCGAAAGATGATGGAACCCTACCAATCTGCTGGAAAGGTGCGAAACGTTTCAAATCCATTAGTGATGTCAGGAGTTACTTCAGCCCCCTAGTATTGAGGTTTGCAAATAACAACGCTGTTCCAATGCAAATACCGCCTGAAGCTTATTTGATCATCACA AAACAGGGTAATGTTTGCTTGGGCATTCTGAATGGCACTCAAATAGGACTGAAGAATCTAAATGTAATTGGAG ACATTTTCATGCAAGATAAAATGGTGGTTTATGACAACGAGAAACAGAAGATCGGATGGATGACTGCAAACTGCAATAGACCTCCCAA TGTGGATCGTGATTGTAGTGAAGGCTTTTCTCAGCCTTGTGCAGGCAGTATGGATGTTCTACAGGAGCATTGTCCAGCCACTTTTCCTTTCCGAGAAGAGTTCTAA